Proteins found in one Desulfofalx alkaliphila DSM 12257 genomic segment:
- the flgL gene encoding flagellar hook-associated protein FlgL gives MRITNTYFANQVLRGIQGNLGKLARSQEQLATGKRILRLSDDPKVMSEFMKIKSTMSYNEQYKRNIDDGLSYLEMGDTSMGTIVDVLAKANEYTIQAANDTYNAEQRQVIAEQIDKLIDQVVDLANSTVGGKYIYAGTKNDYPPFKREGDKIIYLGNTDQIKREVAAATSYRIDAPGITYDPSDPDGPVGVFGEAIDFDEDDGSYVVYDPDADPKGDGIFEVLFALRDRLNADDSDGLQDSIGELQQVSDHILRHRVAVGARFQHFESLKIQLMDQDVNLAQSLDNVEAADMARLSIEYSQYQLSYNASLAVGANIMQTSLLDFLR, from the coding sequence ATGAGAATAACTAACACATACTTTGCCAACCAGGTGCTAAGGGGCATTCAGGGCAACCTGGGCAAGCTGGCCCGCAGTCAAGAACAGCTGGCCACCGGAAAAAGAATACTGCGCCTCAGCGATGACCCCAAAGTGATGAGCGAGTTTATGAAAATTAAGTCCACCATGTCCTATAACGAGCAGTACAAAAGGAACATAGACGACGGATTAAGTTACCTTGAAATGGGCGACACCTCCATGGGGACCATAGTTGATGTTTTGGCAAAGGCCAACGAGTATACCATTCAGGCGGCCAACGACACATATAATGCCGAACAGCGGCAAGTAATTGCGGAACAAATAGATAAATTAATAGACCAGGTGGTAGACCTGGCCAACTCCACAGTGGGCGGCAAATATATTTATGCCGGTACAAAAAACGACTACCCCCCCTTTAAACGGGAAGGGGATAAGATTATTTACCTTGGTAATACCGACCAAATAAAGCGGGAAGTGGCTGCAGCTACCAGCTACCGCATTGATGCACCGGGTATTACCTACGACCCCAGTGATCCAGATGGCCCTGTGGGCGTCTTTGGTGAAGCTATTGACTTTGACGAAGATGACGGCAGCTATGTTGTCTATGATCCTGATGCCGACCCCAAGGGAGATGGGATATTTGAGGTTCTATTTGCACTGCGGGATCGGTTGAATGCCGATGATTCCGATGGTTTGCAAGACAGTATCGGTGAACTGCAGCAGGTAAGCGACCATATACTTCGCCACCGTGTGGCGGTGGGCGCCCGTTTCCAGCACTTTGAATCCTTAAAAATACAGTTGATGGATCAAGATGTTAACCTTGCCCAGAGTTTGGATAATGTTGAAGCGGCAGACATGGCCCGGCTATCCATCGAATACAGCCAATACCAGTTATCCTACAATGCTTCTCTTGCGGTGGGCGCCAACATCATGCAGACCAGTCTGCTCGACTTCTTAAGATAA
- a CDS encoding protein-glutamate methylesterase/protein-glutamine glutaminase, with the protein MPVKVLVVDDSLLIRRLVTRMLEEEKDIQVIGQAADGLEAIEMIKKLKPQVVTMDVEMPKLDGIATLRRVMRECPVPVIMLSAYTTAGARATMEALALGAVDFVGKPMKPGQLGPMIADLKAKIRVAAGVSLGKVAARPAAPPKPPAPAPAPGFRAKDWPRTAAGKIELVVIGCSTGGPAALQNIIPRLPANLPVGVVVVQHIPVGFSKSLSEHLNRKSAVEVIHGHTGDEVRPGRVIVAPAGCETHFIKSGGKVTVKLEKCNQPIPPATFRPSVDQVMTAATKIYKGNLLGVLLTGMGRDGAQGMLEIRKLGGRTIAQDEASCVVYGMPKAAIDLGAAEKISPLNKIAQEILDLL; encoded by the coding sequence ATGCCGGTTAAGGTACTGGTGGTGGATGACTCGCTGCTCATTAGGCGGCTGGTCACCCGCATGCTGGAAGAAGAAAAGGATATTCAGGTGATTGGCCAGGCGGCAGACGGCCTGGAAGCCATTGAAATGATTAAAAAACTAAAGCCCCAGGTGGTGACCATGGATGTGGAAATGCCCAAGCTGGACGGCATTGCCACCCTGCGCCGGGTAATGAGAGAATGCCCGGTGCCGGTAATTATGCTCAGTGCATACACCACCGCAGGGGCCAGGGCCACCATGGAGGCACTGGCCTTGGGGGCAGTGGACTTTGTGGGCAAACCCATGAAGCCCGGGCAGCTGGGCCCCATGATAGCGGACCTAAAGGCAAAAATAAGGGTGGCCGCCGGTGTTTCACTGGGCAAGGTGGCGGCCCGCCCCGCCGCCCCGCCAAAGCCCCCGGCGCCGGCCCCGGCCCCCGGGTTCAGGGCTAAGGACTGGCCCAGAACGGCAGCGGGCAAAATAGAGCTGGTGGTAATTGGCTGCTCCACCGGTGGCCCGGCGGCATTGCAAAACATCATCCCCCGGCTGCCGGCCAACCTGCCTGTGGGTGTGGTGGTGGTACAGCATATCCCGGTGGGTTTTTCTAAATCCCTGTCCGAACACTTAAACCGCAAAAGTGCGGTGGAAGTAATCCACGGCCACACCGGGGACGAGGTGCGCCCGGGCAGGGTAATAGTGGCCCCGGCGGGCTGCGAGACCCACTTTATAAAAAGCGGCGGCAAAGTTACCGTTAAACTGGAAAAATGCAACCAACCCATTCCCCCGGCCACCTTCCGCCCCTCGGTGGATCAAGTTATGACTGCAGCCACCAAAATATACAAGGGCAACCTCTTGGGCGTATTACTCACCGGCATGGGCCGGGACGGCGCCCAAGGAATGCTGGAAATAAGAAAGCTGGGCGGCCGCACCATAGCCCAAGACGAGGCCAGCTGCGTGGTGTACGGCATGCCCAAGGCAGCCATAGACCTGGGTGCAGCCGAAAAAATATCCCCATTGAACAAAATCGCCCAAGAAATTCTCGATTTGCTATAA
- a CDS encoding flagellar protein FlaG has product MMKVQSLDPLVQTHRLDNRVHSQAGADNRWEKAYFEKEQERERTNEREHFSRDVLEKAVEQANETMLIYNRGLSFQLHEESGQWMVSVINKDTDEVIREIPPEWLLDMVAHFKDMVGIMVDEIV; this is encoded by the coding sequence ATGATGAAGGTACAAAGTTTAGACCCCTTGGTGCAAACCCATCGGTTAGATAATCGGGTACATAGCCAAGCCGGCGCCGACAATCGTTGGGAAAAGGCCTATTTTGAAAAGGAACAAGAGAGAGAAAGAACAAATGAACGGGAGCATTTCAGCCGGGATGTTTTGGAAAAGGCTGTTGAACAGGCCAATGAAACCATGCTTATATATAACAGAGGATTAAGCTTTCAGCTTCACGAAGAGAGCGGCCAGTGGATGGTCTCGGTTATCAACAAGGACACCGATGAGGTGATAAGGGAGATACCGCCGGAATGGCTCCTGGACATGGTGGCTCATTTTAAAGACATGGTTGGTATAATGGTGGATGAAATTGTGTAA
- a CDS encoding flagellar protein FlgN produces the protein MEPLFFELTKILKQQRDVAKEILASTQEQNTALRQNDLPGLNEAIKQLTKHTMQMAQLDPKREEVQVKLEKTLGLKPGATISQMLPHAPAAVQKELKELQQEIKEHFDQLQELNQFNKVLTNRALQVNTALLKILNPGSGPTYHSGGKVTKEENKLEMLNKTV, from the coding sequence ATGGAGCCTCTTTTTTTTGAACTAACTAAAATACTAAAACAACAGCGGGATGTGGCCAAAGAAATACTGGCCTCAACCCAAGAGCAAAACACCGCCCTGCGCCAAAACGACCTGCCGGGGCTAAACGAAGCTATAAAACAGCTGACCAAACACACCATGCAGATGGCCCAACTGGACCCCAAACGGGAAGAAGTCCAAGTGAAACTGGAAAAAACACTGGGGCTAAAACCGGGGGCAACCATCAGCCAAATGTTGCCCCACGCACCGGCGGCGGTACAAAAAGAACTAAAAGAACTGCAGCAGGAAATAAAAGAGCACTTTGACCAACTACAAGAACTGAACCAATTTAACAAGGTGCTCACCAACAGGGCACTGCAAGTAAACACCGCCCTGCTAAAAATACTTAACCCAGGCAGCGGCCCAACCTACCACTCCGGCGGCAAAGTAACCAAAGAAGAAAACAAGCTGGAAATGCTAAACAAAACAGTTTAG
- the flgM gene encoding flagellar biosynthesis anti-sigma factor FlgM has product MKITPINQINIYSNQAKKNNINKNQKTTIQGDSLEISQTARETSKYNAELKKLPQIREEKIQTLKESIKKGTYQPSAEKIAEEMINERRLDELV; this is encoded by the coding sequence ATGAAAATCACCCCAATAAACCAAATAAACATATACTCAAACCAAGCCAAAAAGAACAACATCAACAAAAACCAAAAAACAACAATCCAGGGCGATAGCCTCGAAATATCCCAAACCGCCCGGGAAACCAGCAAATACAATGCAGAACTGAAAAAACTGCCCCAAATAAGGGAAGAAAAGATACAAACCCTAAAAGAAAGCATTAAAAAGGGAACTTACCAACCCTCTGCCGAAAAGATCGCAGAGGAAATGATAAATGAAAGGCGCCTGGATGAATTAGTCTAA
- the flgN gene encoding flagellar export chaperone FlgN: protein MTVQSLLAKLLELIKQKEKLMAEILQLSNKMAGNIEDWEEFNRLLNVRQQYIEKIDQLDRQMQRLQQMIKDQAGVGDWPGLKKLHPQRASAIEAVQSNIGQMALKAKELTDQAGRLAKQRMNELKQKMQNMQASKAGMAAYRKKGAQHDGYFIDKKK, encoded by the coding sequence ATGACGGTACAAAGTTTATTGGCAAAACTTCTGGAACTGATCAAGCAGAAGGAAAAGTTAATGGCAGAAATACTGCAGCTGAGCAATAAAATGGCCGGCAACATAGAAGACTGGGAAGAATTTAACCGGCTTTTAAATGTCAGACAGCAGTATATTGAAAAAATAGACCAGTTGGACCGGCAGATGCAAAGGCTGCAGCAAATGATTAAAGACCAGGCCGGGGTGGGTGACTGGCCGGGGTTGAAAAAGCTGCACCCCCAAAGGGCAAGTGCCATCGAGGCTGTGCAGAGCAACATTGGCCAAATGGCCTTAAAGGCCAAAGAACTTACCGACCAGGCCGGCCGGCTGGCCAAGCAGAGGATGAATGAGCTGAAGCAAAAGATGCAGAATATGCAGGCAAGCAAGGCCGGAATGGCAGCCTACAGGAAAAAGGGTGCCCAGCATGACGGTTACTTTATAGATAAGAAGAAATAG
- a CDS encoding flagellin — protein MRINNNIMALNAHRQLGMNQTNASKSMEKLSSGFRINRAGDDAAGLAISEKMRGQIRGLKQAQRNAQDGISLIQTAEGALNETHAILQRMRELATQSATDTNTEVDRGEIQKEIDQLAAEITRIADTTEFNTQNLLGGEFKAKFHIGANKGQNVDLAINAMDADALKVQGEAYTVDSGIDGLQFLNRTGEGFEFEVVLNTEDGKGTFAEIDEASGKITVTLNTKDSASASDATLADVKAALESVAGEAGFQLVVADDFDGEAEAETVSSTTLTFEIDEDASKSVGINVSSQTAADAAITTINDALETVSAERSKLGAMQNRLEHTIANLGTSAENLQAAESRIRDLDMAEEIMAFTKNNILQQAATAMLAQANMAPQSVLQLLG, from the coding sequence ATGAGAATTAACAACAACATTATGGCCTTAAATGCCCACAGGCAGTTGGGTATGAACCAAACCAACGCATCGAAGTCTATGGAGAAACTCTCTTCGGGCTTCAGAATCAACCGTGCCGGGGATGACGCAGCAGGTTTAGCAATCTCTGAAAAAATGAGAGGGCAAATTCGTGGTTTGAAACAGGCACAAAGAAATGCCCAAGACGGTATCAGCTTGATTCAAACTGCCGAAGGTGCACTCAATGAGACCCATGCTATTCTGCAAAGAATGCGGGAGCTAGCGACCCAGTCAGCTACTGACACCAACACCGAAGTTGATCGTGGCGAGATCCAAAAAGAAATCGATCAGCTTGCAGCTGAAATCACACGAATTGCTGATACAACTGAGTTTAACACCCAGAATCTTTTAGGTGGGGAATTCAAAGCTAAATTCCATATTGGTGCTAATAAAGGGCAGAACGTTGATTTGGCTATCAATGCAATGGATGCTGATGCACTGAAAGTACAGGGAGAGGCTTATACTGTAGATAGCGGTATTGATGGTCTGCAGTTTTTGAACAGAACCGGTGAAGGATTCGAATTTGAGGTTGTATTAAATACTGAAGACGGGAAAGGAACGTTTGCTGAGATAGATGAAGCTAGTGGGAAAATCACCGTTACTTTAAACACAAAAGATAGCGCTAGCGCTTCCGATGCTACTCTGGCCGACGTAAAAGCTGCTCTAGAGAGTGTAGCTGGAGAGGCTGGTTTCCAACTTGTTGTAGCCGACGATTTTGATGGGGAGGCAGAAGCAGAAACCGTTAGTAGTACTACTCTAACTTTTGAGATTGATGAGGATGCCAGTAAGAGCGTTGGAATCAACGTATCTTCACAAACTGCCGCTGATGCCGCAATTACGACAATCAACGATGCTCTCGAAACCGTTTCCGCTGAACGCTCCAAGCTCGGTGCTATGCAGAACCGCCTAGAGCACACCATTGCTAACCTCGGCACCTCTGCAGAGAACCTCCAAGCTGCTGAGTCTCGGATCCGTGATCTCGACATGGCTGAAGAGATTATGGCATTCACCAAGAACAACATTCTCCAGCAGGCTGCAACCGCTATGTTGGCTCAAGCTAATATGGCACCTCAATCTGTACTGCAGTTGCTTGGATAA
- the fliS gene encoding flagellar export chaperone FliS, which produces MQAPNPYAQYQQNAVNSADPGQLTLMLYNGALKFNKQAMVQLEAKNIEQTNYYIQRVQDIITELMVSLNQEYEISKNLLSLYDYINRRLVDANVKKDMAILEEVQGMLEELRNTWAEALKQVKISRAVGT; this is translated from the coding sequence ATGCAGGCACCAAATCCTTATGCCCAGTACCAGCAAAATGCAGTAAACAGTGCTGATCCGGGCCAGCTGACCCTGATGCTCTACAACGGAGCCCTAAAGTTTAATAAACAGGCCATGGTTCAGTTGGAAGCAAAAAACATCGAGCAGACCAACTACTATATTCAGCGGGTACAGGACATTATCACCGAGCTGATGGTCTCATTGAACCAGGAATATGAAATATCTAAAAACCTCTTAAGCCTCTATGACTACATCAATCGCCGGCTGGTAGATGCCAACGTAAAAAAGGATATGGCAATATTAGAAGAGGTACAGGGTATGCTGGAAGAATTGCGCAACACCTGGGCGGAAGCCTTAAAACAGGTAAAAATAAGCCGGGCTGTGGGCACTTAA
- a CDS encoding nucleotidyltransferase domain-containing protein: MKQEINIIKAELERFFKDDTRVVFAYLHGSILHDVDSYNDLDVAIYIDEDFVDTKKTYDLEIDLSLELEKIFRKPVDVKILNNVFTGFAYHATSGLLVYCRDELCRYNFLEKTWQLYFDFQPHVKAYLKDLVTGT, from the coding sequence ATGAAACAAGAGATTAATATAATTAAGGCTGAACTGGAGCGTTTTTTTAAAGATGACACAAGGGTAGTTTTTGCTTACTTGCACGGTTCTATATTACATGATGTGGATAGTTATAACGACTTAGATGTAGCTATTTATATTGACGAAGATTTCGTTGATACTAAAAAGACATATGATTTAGAAATTGACTTGTCATTGGAATTGGAAAAGATCTTTCGTAAACCTGTAGATGTTAAGATTTTAAACAATGTTTTTACTGGCTTTGCCTATCATGCTACATCCGGGCTGCTGGTTTACTGCCGGGATGAACTTTGTCGATACAATTTTCTAGAGAAAACCTGGCAGCTGTATTTTGATTTTCAGCCCCATGTAAAGGCTTATTTAAAAGATCTGGTGACAGGCACCTAA
- the fliW gene encoding flagellar assembly protein FliW: MSPNRKRADYIMPNKITFKSGLPGLPEELKEFQLLAVEENSPFYLLQSTTEKEICFILINPFPVFPDYEFDLPPEEKNKLEIKAPQDLAVFCIVNAARGLKNATVNLLAPVVINTAKGLARQVVLQGEGYSLRQPLPAAESQGEE; this comes from the coding sequence TTGAGCCCAAATAGAAAGCGAGCTGATTACATCATGCCAAACAAAATAACCTTCAAATCCGGCCTGCCCGGCCTGCCCGAAGAACTTAAAGAATTCCAACTGCTGGCGGTGGAAGAAAACTCCCCCTTCTACTTGCTCCAGTCCACCACAGAAAAAGAAATATGCTTCATCTTAATTAACCCCTTCCCTGTCTTTCCTGACTATGAATTTGACCTGCCCCCGGAGGAGAAAAATAAACTGGAAATAAAGGCGCCCCAGGATCTGGCGGTGTTCTGTATTGTTAACGCCGCCCGGGGGTTAAAAAATGCCACCGTTAACCTATTGGCACCGGTGGTTATCAACACCGCAAAAGGGCTGGCCCGCCAAGTTGTACTGCAGGGTGAAGGCTACTCCCTTCGTCAACCGCTGCCGGCCGCCGAAAGCCAGGGGGAGGAATAA
- the flgK gene encoding flagellar hook-associated protein FlgK codes for MAGTFFGIETARRGLQVHQKALNITGHNLANASTPGYSRQQVMMNATSPYAVPGINSSVTPGQLGTGVGIDSIRRVRDEYLDNSVRQSVTANHYWEDQISFLQRAEAAFAEPAVEGIGDRITEFFKAWMNLNNNPQDSGAKAVVVELGSELATMISSTYKQLDDVEKSIADINGPTVNGALADQVNRVNELLKQLKDLDTSIKKVIRVGQQPNDLLDKRDQILEELSQFGPVKVDFETVGVNLGGISKLEFHGQNIDLNDSLELFNLEARQVVDVDGNVSDEIVLRYGSDDVINLTANCNDANTGGSLLGLEKARQNLIEYKDMLDKLATAMADNIGEVGKSDPDSALDIPFFTGELKDGNFKVDDRLIDTPALIDGTMAGDIAALRDEKLIDDSTLEQHYGLLITKVGASVDSADSMAGNQAAITKQITALRDSVSGVAVDEELTLMLQYQYGFQASARMINTLDGMLDVIINRLF; via the coding sequence ATGGCAGGCACATTTTTTGGTATAGAAACCGCCCGCAGGGGCTTACAGGTACATCAAAAGGCACTAAATATCACCGGCCACAACCTGGCTAACGCCAGCACCCCCGGTTACTCCCGGCAGCAGGTGATGATGAATGCCACCTCGCCCTATGCCGTACCGGGCATCAACAGCAGCGTAACCCCCGGCCAACTGGGCACCGGGGTAGGTATAGACAGCATCCGCCGGGTGAGGGATGAATATTTAGATAACAGCGTGCGCCAGTCGGTGACGGCAAACCACTACTGGGAAGACCAAATTAGCTTTCTCCAGCGGGCTGAGGCAGCCTTTGCCGAACCTGCAGTTGAAGGCATAGGCGATCGCATTACTGAATTTTTCAAAGCCTGGATGAACCTAAACAACAACCCACAAGATTCCGGCGCCAAAGCGGTGGTGGTGGAACTGGGCAGCGAATTGGCCACCATGATATCATCCACCTACAAACAGCTGGACGACGTGGAGAAAAGCATAGCTGATATTAATGGTCCAACAGTAAACGGTGCACTGGCAGACCAGGTAAATAGAGTTAATGAATTGTTAAAACAACTGAAAGATCTGGATACATCTATCAAGAAAGTAATCCGAGTTGGCCAACAGCCCAACGACCTGCTGGACAAACGGGACCAAATTTTAGAAGAACTGAGCCAGTTTGGCCCGGTAAAGGTAGATTTTGAAACGGTGGGCGTTAACCTGGGCGGTATATCAAAACTTGAATTTCACGGTCAGAATATAGATTTAAATGATTCTCTCGAGCTATTTAACTTAGAAGCAAGACAAGTAGTTGATGTTGATGGCAACGTCAGTGACGAAATAGTTTTGCGTTATGGCAGTGATGATGTTATTAATCTAACAGCCAATTGTAATGACGCCAACACCGGCGGGTCTCTCTTAGGTTTAGAAAAGGCCAGGCAAAACTTAATTGAGTATAAAGATATGCTTGACAAGCTGGCTACGGCCATGGCCGACAACATAGGTGAAGTAGGAAAATCTGATCCTGATTCTGCCCTTGACATACCATTTTTCACCGGAGAATTGAAAGACGGTAACTTTAAAGTTGACGACCGTCTGATAGACACACCGGCCTTAATTGACGGAACAATGGCCGGGGATATAGCGGCCCTAAGGGATGAGAAGTTAATTGATGATAGTACCCTTGAACAGCATTACGGCCTACTTATTACCAAAGTAGGTGCCAGTGTAGACAGTGCCGACAGCATGGCCGGCAACCAGGCGGCCATCACCAAACAAATCACCGCCCTAAGGGATTCGGTATCCGGTGTGGCGGTGGACGAAGAATTAACTTTAATGCTCCAGTACCAATACGGTTTTCAGGCCTCGGCCCGCATGATAAACACCCTAGACGGTATGTTGGATGTAATTATTAACCGCTTGTTCTAG
- the hepT gene encoding type VII toxin-antitoxin system HepT family RNase toxin translates to MKININMLQHKSADIVKAKNILEQYGSLTLGNFLADETVVSAAKYQLIVAIEAAQNICNHLVARLARRAPVSYSDCYVILRDEGLIDEQLAESLSKMAKFRNLLVHRYGNIDDEIVYDIIKSGNLNNLTTFLSLVNKLVEKGY, encoded by the coding sequence ATGAAAATAAATATCAATATGTTGCAACACAAATCTGCAGATATTGTTAAGGCTAAAAATATATTAGAGCAATACGGCAGCTTAACGTTAGGTAATTTTTTGGCTGACGAAACGGTGGTTTCTGCTGCCAAGTATCAGCTTATTGTAGCCATAGAAGCCGCACAAAATATATGTAATCATCTGGTGGCCCGGCTGGCAAGGCGTGCTCCTGTAAGCTATAGTGATTGTTATGTTATTTTGCGGGATGAAGGTTTAATTGATGAGCAATTGGCAGAAAGTTTGTCTAAGATGGCAAAGTTCCGAAACTTGTTGGTGCATAGGTATGGTAATATTGATGATGAAATAGTATATGATATTATTAAGTCTGGAAATTTAAACAATTTAACAACTTTTCTTTCATTGGTGAACAAACTGGTGGAGAAGGGGTATTAA
- the csrA gene encoding carbon storage regulator CsrA, which produces MLILSRKKGESIHIGNNIKVVVVDVQNDQVRLGIEAPADVDIYRSEIYHSIQKENLKALVNQNIFKKK; this is translated from the coding sequence ATGCTGATACTATCCAGAAAAAAAGGCGAGTCCATACATATCGGCAATAACATTAAAGTAGTGGTGGTAGATGTGCAAAATGACCAAGTGCGCCTAGGCATAGAGGCCCCTGCGGATGTGGATATTTACCGTTCAGAAATCTATCATTCCATTCAAAAGGAGAACTTAAAGGCCCTAGTAAATCAAAATATTTTTAAGAAGAAATAA
- a CDS encoding flagellar protein FlaG gives MKIGAGGLQSKLAHEGLTIRQLDPARANKGLDQQRMQNPSLAQKPINADQLFKALARLNQAAQMFNYPLIFKLVRDKEGRQKVRVKNKKTGESQDLEPEEAVKFSFETEHTAGKKFDDYA, from the coding sequence ATGAAAATAGGTGCCGGCGGTCTACAGTCAAAACTGGCCCACGAGGGTCTTACCATACGCCAGCTTGACCCTGCCAGGGCCAATAAAGGATTAGACCAGCAGCGGATGCAAAACCCCAGCCTGGCGCAAAAGCCAATTAATGCCGACCAGCTCTTTAAAGCGCTGGCCCGGTTAAATCAGGCTGCCCAAATGTTTAACTACCCCTTAATCTTTAAACTGGTGAGGGATAAAGAGGGCAGGCAAAAGGTAAGGGTAAAAAACAAAAAGACCGGTGAAAGCCAAGACCTGGAACCGGAAGAAGCCGTCAAGTTTTCCTTTGAAACAGAACACACCGCAGGTAAAAAATTCGATGACTACGCCTAA
- the fliD gene encoding flagellar filament capping protein FliD, whose protein sequence is MYMRFGGIASGLDTHQIVTDLMRAERMKVDSLLQKKQVLEWQREEIRGVNNKLRVLRDLSFDMRLERTYSSYRASSTNDTVLTAKGGANSLEGTYNISVKQLAATASAQSSEAIGLQGNTTAKIADFFGYEENFKLNITLGSGEAARTAEIDVNVNADNIHTIVNKINNLRDADGKSFGIRAHYDETLDRIFIQSVATGESQQIKITDNTGEVFGEGVEENSFLKKLNLTEALYSEGGVKGQDAKIIMQMGSGEGVEYSFANNNINILGMSLNLRGTGETTVTVARDTEAMFENIVNFINKYNETVEGLNAKLLEQRYADYPPLTDTMREQLTDKEIEQWEEKARSGMLRRDPMLSSILTKLRSTVGGVVSDVTGNEGYDRLSAIGITTTANYMSATLVINEDKLREAIQKDPDGVMELFRKDGQSTEEMGIARRLSAELDRGIEMIRERAGSADNLADQSFMSEAIRRVEDDINRWEERLARIEDRYWRQFTAMEKVVAQLNEQSMWLMQQFGGGMLF, encoded by the coding sequence ATGTATATGCGTTTTGGCGGTATTGCCTCTGGTTTAGACACCCATCAAATAGTTACAGATTTAATGCGGGCTGAGCGGATGAAGGTTGATTCGCTGCTGCAGAAAAAGCAGGTGCTTGAATGGCAGCGGGAGGAAATTAGAGGGGTTAACAATAAGCTGCGGGTGCTGCGCGATCTTTCCTTTGACATGCGTCTAGAGCGCACCTACAGCAGCTACCGGGCTTCTTCAACTAACGACACCGTACTCACCGCCAAGGGTGGGGCAAACTCTTTAGAAGGTACCTATAATATCAGCGTTAAACAGCTGGCCGCCACCGCCTCTGCCCAGAGCAGTGAGGCCATTGGCCTGCAGGGTAACACTACGGCTAAAATAGCAGATTTCTTTGGTTATGAAGAAAACTTTAAACTCAATATTACCCTTGGCAGCGGAGAAGCTGCCAGAACGGCGGAAATTGATGTGAATGTGAATGCCGATAACATTCATACCATTGTTAATAAAATAAATAATTTGCGGGATGCAGACGGCAAAAGTTTTGGCATACGGGCCCATTACGACGAGACCCTGGACAGGATTTTTATTCAGTCGGTGGCCACCGGTGAAAGTCAGCAGATTAAGATTACTGATAACACCGGAGAAGTTTTTGGAGAAGGTGTGGAAGAAAACAGTTTCCTTAAAAAGCTTAATCTTACAGAAGCCCTGTATAGTGAAGGCGGCGTTAAAGGTCAAGACGCTAAGATTATTATGCAGATGGGCTCCGGTGAAGGCGTGGAGTATTCCTTTGCCAATAACAACATCAATATTCTGGGCATGTCCTTAAACCTGCGGGGTACCGGCGAAACCACCGTGACGGTGGCCAGGGATACCGAAGCGATGTTTGAAAACATTGTTAATTTTATCAATAAGTACAATGAAACAGTGGAAGGCTTAAATGCTAAGCTACTGGAACAGCGCTATGCCGATTACCCGCCCCTTACCGATACCATGCGGGAGCAGTTGACCGATAAGGAAATTGAACAGTGGGAAGAAAAGGCCAGAAGCGGTATGCTGCGCCGGGATCCCATGCTGTCTAGCATCTTAACAAAACTGCGCAGCACTGTGGGCGGAGTGGTTAGTGATGTGACCGGTAACGAAGGTTACGACCGCTTGTCGGCCATTGGCATTACCACCACCGCCAACTATATGTCAGCCACCCTGGTAATTAATGAAGACAAACTGCGGGAAGCTATTCAGAAGGATCCGGACGGGGTAATGGAGCTGTTCCGCAAAGACGGTCAAAGCACCGAAGAAATGGGTATTGCCCGCCGGCTGTCTGCCGAGCTTGACCGCGGCATTGAAATGATAAGGGAAAGGGCGGGCAGTGCCGATAATTTGGCAGACCAAAGTTTTATGAGTGAGGCCATCCGCCGGGTGGAAGATGACATCAACCGCTGGGAAGAGCGCCTAGCCAGAATAGAAGATCGCTATTGGCGGCAGTTTACCGCCATGGAAAAAGTGGTTGCCCAATTGAATGAGCAGAGCATGTGGCTGATGCAGCAATTTGGCGGCGGAATGTTATTTTAG